TGTCGGATCACACGTACATTTTGCTGGTAGCGAAATAATAAAAATCCGAGTAACACCATCGAAGACAGGGCAAAGGCATAGAAGAATGTCCCCCATGCCCAGGCCCCATTGCTATCGGTAAAAAATACCGCGGCCGAGATCAGGAAAACGGCTAGATATAGATAAATATAAGGCTTTTCATAGGTTAGATAGCGCAGGAAGGTCATTCGATCAAATACCCCATTCCTTTTCGGGTGACAATGAACTCCTCCAGTCCAAGCGCAGCGATTTTCCTGCGCAGCCGGTTCACGTTCACGGTCAGTGTGTTATCATCGACGAACTGTTCTTCATTCCATAGTGCCTGCATTAAGTCCTCGCGCGAAATAATTTTCCCGATGTTCCGCATCATCAATTGTAAAAGGATGAATTCATTCCGGCTTAACTCCGTGCTTTGCCCTTTATGTTCAATTGATGAATTGGTTACATTTAATTTCAAGCCCTGATGGATGAATCTGATATTCTCATCTTCCTGGTAGGTATATTTCCGGCGGATGAGGGCACTGATTTTTGTGACAAGGATATCTAAATCAAATGGCTTCTGGATAAAATCATCCCCACCCATATTAATCGCCATAATGATATCCATATTCTGATTTCTGGATGAAAGGAACATAATCGGTACCTTGGAAACCGAGCGTATTTGTTGGCACCAGTAGTATCCATCAAAAACCGGAAGATTGATATCTAATAGAACGAGGTGTGGATCTGTCTGCTCAAATTCCGTTAGCACCTGATCAAATTGGGTCACTTCCACCACATCATACTGCCACTTTTTCAATGTATCTGCGACAATCCGTCTAATTTTTTCATCGTCTTCAATTAACATTATTCTATACATGAAATCCCTCATCATTGTAAAAATGGTTACTACATTTATTTTAGCACAATCTTTGGGGGGATTCTCATGCTAGGACTGACCGTTATTCCGACAATAACAGGCAAGTTGTAATAACATGCTCGTCCATCCTGACGGAAGTGTTGTTATTATTGATTGGATGGGTTACGTTATTTTTATTACCGAGTTATACTTAATCGTTCTGATATAGTAATATATGGAATATAGTTCAGATGGCTGAACTATAATTTTGGATTTTTAAATATAAAGGTGGTAAAAGAATGAACAAGTCAAGGGCAGAATTTATGCTGGACCTGCAAAGAATCGAGAATGAAAGCTACCAGCTTCGTGAAGGCGAGCAGTTGCAGGATTATGTAACTCTGATGCTGGAATATATCGGCGACCCTGATCCGGAATTGCGGGACAATCTTATCTATCCGACATTCTATGAATGGATTAATGAAGAGAACAGGTTTACGGAAGAGCAATTGCGTAACCTCCTGACTGTCCTGACCGACATGCAGCATTTGTTCTATCATATTGGCAACGAGGGTGATCAGACTGTATTTACAAGAACATTCTCAGTCCTCCCCATAGCTTTAATTGTAGGGCGTCACAGGCAGAAGCCTTTTCTAAACTTTAACGATTTTCAAAACCTAAAGCATTCATTGCTTCGCTATTATAAGGAGGAAAAGGATCTGCGAGGCTATCTACCCGAAGGAGGATGGGCTCACAGCGCGGCCCATGGTGCGGACGCTTTGGTGGAACTGGTACAGTGCCCCGAGTGCGATTCAGAGTTACTTCTTGATGTTCTTGCCGCTATCCAAGGGATGTTACATAATGGTATACATATTTTTAGTGACGAGGAAGATGAGCGGATCTCGAGTATCGTGGATATTATGATCGACAAAGACCTGCTTCCTCAGCAGGAGATTACTGACTGGATAAACGACTTGGCACAATGTAGTGTGTGGCCTAGAAGCCGTATTCAGGTGATCGCCCGGGTGAACAGCAAGAACTTTCTGCGAAGCCTCTATTTCAGGAGAGGACAGGGTAGCCGGGGGAATAGTCTTAACGCTACCATACTTAACGCCGAAGCTAAATTGAACAGATTTTCGATAAGTACGAATTAACGATCAAGAGAATGATTTGGAGGAACCCGCTAATGGCGGGTTTTTTCCGTTAGAGATGAGCAGATCTACTCTATTCCACCACATGAATTAAATAGTGTCACAAAATCACAGTTCGAGATTGTTATATAGGTAAAGAAGAGAGGAGGTGAGCTTTTGCAGCCAACCATCCCCGGGGCAATAGATGAAAAAAGAAATGCAATTGAAGAAGCTGTAGAACAGGTCAAAGCAGGAGACAAACAGGCATTCAGAGAGATTATTATCCAATTTGAACGGCAAATGTATACTTACTGCTACTATATTCTGAAAAATCATGCGGAGACAGAAGATGCTGTACAGGAAATCTTTATCCGTGCTTACGAAAATATTCATCAGTATAGCAGACAAGTATCCTTCTCTGCCTGGCTATATAAGATGGCCTATCATCATTTGATTAATATGAAGAAAAAGCAGAGCCGTTGGCTCAAGTTGGTCGAACATTATAAAGAGCAGCAGCCTGTGCTGCAAATTTCTGAACATGAGACAGTTGTTAGTGAACTCTTGACTTATCTTACAGCGGAAGAGCGTCATATTTTACTTCTAAAGGCGGTAGAACAATATACCTTTGATGAAATAAGTCAAATCATGGGTATCAAGTCCGCTACATTACGGAAGAGATATGAACGATTGCGTCGAAAACTGATGGATCGCACAAGCCAGAAAGGAGAGGTGATACATGGGAAATTTGCAGAAACAAACGGAATTCGCTGAATTGGATGCCATTGAACAAATGATTCGTGAATCATCATTACCAAAAAACAGTATGAGTTATCAAATTATGAACAAGCTTGAGGATAGTCCATTGTCAAGAACATCTTCTAGACGAAAGCCTAATTTAATTAAAAGAACCGTGTTGGTGGCATCTGCCGCAGCAGTACTCGGTGCAGGTGTGATTGGCACAGGATTTGTATCGCCGGTAATGGCGGATGCTTTGAAGAAGATTCCAATGTTTGGAACACTCTTTGAAGGAACCAGTGAAAAATCTGTGCAAGCTGCCATTCAACAAGGAATCGTATCTGAACCTAATCAGAGTGTTACTTATGATGGAATCACGTTGACGGTAGCTAATTTGCTATATGATGGAACCCGCTTGTCCTTCATTTTGGATCGTGAAGGGGTAGATTTGCCGAATACGTCTTCTCCATATATTGATGAAGATTCCAAGATCATTGGAAATCCTGATAACGAGTATATCAAATCCAGAAAGATTCCTGAAAAAGATCAGAAGAAAGGATATATTAAGATGCCAACCATTCTTGCGAATGGACAAAAAGTGGATTTCAGCGAAGGTAGTTTTGGGGATTATCCAAAGAAGGGAAATGCTTATATCGTTGAATTGACCAAGGATCTGAAATTGCCTGACCAATTCGAGCTAACGATACAGGCGAATGTCACAGGGGTAAACAGAACCTTTGAGTTCAAAATTCCAGTAAATATAGATAATAAAGCGCTCGTTCTGAAGCCGGAGGCCTCCAAATCTGACGGACAATTCAGTTATACCGTCAAGCAGCTGGACCTTTCACCAGTATCTACACGTCTCGTTCTGGATAGTAAGGGTCAGGTTCCAAACTCTCCAGAGCAAAAGGGCGATTACAGCGCCAGCATGGTATATTATGAGATTGTGGATGACCAAGGAAATGTCCTGAATCCAAGTCGATTTGAGTATTTCAACAGCAAACCAAAAACAGAATATCACATTGATCAACTGTTCAGTCCGTTTAATGAAACACCTAAAACCATTACGATCAAGCCGTTTACCCTTACTGTGAACACCAAGGATTGGAGTGTTGTCGGCCAAGGGAAGAACAGTCTAGGTGATAAAACATATCTGAAGGATCTGGAATTGACCATTCCAGTTAAACAATAATCAAGAAAAGTGATGATACGTCAGCTTTATCATCATTGATCTCTACTAAATCAAAGTACATTAGAAATAAAATCGCTTTAACTGCATTGATAGTAGCATTGGGAATGACTGTCATAGGCAGTGGATTTCCTACTTACGTTAGTGCCGACACTTCCAAACAGGCGGCTGCTGCCAGTTACACCACCGCAGCGATGAAGGGGATTAAACATAGCGGCGTGACGTTTAGCTTACCCAAAGTGATGTATGACGGAAATCGTCTAGACATTACTGTTCGACAAGAGGGGGGGACGATGGATCCGTTGAATTTCCCAGTATTGTCTGTTGACGGGAAAGAGATGAAGTTTTCTACCAGTATAACTACTAGTGAGGGAAGCAACACAGCTTTGATCTCCTACTCCATAAATGGAAAACAGCAGCTCTCGGATAATTTCAATATGACTTTGAAGTTGTACGCCAAAAACGTTACGGAGCCGTTTATCTTTAACGTCCCGGTGAAAAAGCTTGATAGTCTGGTAACATTGCAGCCGGGTACCACTAAAAAAAGTGGGGATTTTAGCTATACCGTGGACTATTTCGAGATGACACCGTTAATGATGAAGCTTAAGGTGAACAGCCAAGGCAAAGTTCCGGCAGTAGCCAAATCGAAGGGGCTCTCGAGCAAGATGTTTTATGACATTGTAGATGAAAAAGGAAATATAAAAGAGGTAACCGTTAGCGATATCGACGTAAAGTCAAAGCCTGGATCAAACAGTAAAGAAGACCTGAGCTATGCTTCCTCGTTCAAAGCAGTGCCGAAAACAATCACGATTAAGCCGTTTACATATACCATAGACACTAAAGGTGAAATTATGAAAGACAGTAGTGGCAGAAAGTGGGCCAAGACGTATTACAAGAACCTGGAAATGAAGATTACAATGAGGTAACAATCGATCGATGAGGGGAATTCACGCTGATGCCAGCGCGGATTCCTTTTTTATTCGGGAAGAAAGCAATATTTCACTCATTTTTATTCCCCCTAATAATAAGATGGTGTCACAAAATCGGTGTTCGAGATTGTTATATAGGTAAAGAAGAGAGGAGGTGCGCTCTTGCAGTCACCCATCCCCGGGGAAGTGGAAGGAAGAAATGCAATTGAAGCGGTTATAGAACAGATCAAAGCAGGAGACAAACAGGCATACAGAGAGATCATTATCCAGTCTGAACGGCAAATGTATACTTACTGCTACTATATTCTGAAAAATCATGCGGAGACACAAGATGCTGTACGGGAAATCTTTATTCGCGCCTATGAAAACATTCATCAGTATAGTAGACAAGTTTCCTTCTCTGTATGGCTGTATAAAATTGCCTACCATCATTTGATCCATATGAAGAAAAAACAGAGCCGCCAGCTCAAGTTGTCTGAACATAACAAAGAGAAGCAGCCTGTGCTGCATATCTTCCAACACGAGTCCGTAGTTTATGAGCTTTTGACTTATCTTACAACGGAAGAGCGTCATATTTTACTCCTTAAGTCGGCGGCGCATGTCACCTTTGATGAAATAAGCGAGATCATGGATCTCAATTCCGTCACTGTACGGATAAAGTATGAACGATTGCGCCGAAGGCTGATGGAACTTGTTAGCCAAACAGGAGAGGTAACACATGGGACATTTGCCGAGGCAAACTGATTTCGTTGACATGGGTGCCATTGAACAAATGAGAAGTAAATCGTCATTACCTAAGAACAGTAATAGTATGAGTTACCAAATTATGAATAAGATTGGGGAGAGTCCAATGACAAGAACGACATCCAAAAGAAAGCCTAATTTAATTAAAAGAACCATCATGGTGGCATCCGCCACAGCAGTTCTCGGTGCAGCAGTGATTGGCACAGGATTTATATCGCCAGCAATGGCGGATAGCTTGAAGAAAGTTCCAATGTTTGGCACGCTCTATGAGGGAACTAGTGAAAAATCTGTACAAGCTGCCATTCAACAAGGAATCGTATCTGAGCCTAACTTGAGTGTAACTCATGATGGAATCACGCTGTCGGTAGCTGATTTACTGTATGACGGAGACCGTTTATCCTTCATTTTGGATCGTGAAGGGGTAGATTTGCCGAATACGGCTTCTCCATATATTGATGAAGATTCCAAGATCATTGGAAATCCTGATAGCGAATATATCAAATCCAGGATGGTTCCTGAAAAGGATCAGAAGAAAGGATATATTAAGACGCCAACCATTCTTGCGAATGGACAAAAAGTGGATTTCAGCGAAGGTAGTTTTGGGGATTATCCAATGAAGGATAATGCTTATAGCGTAGAATTGTCAAAGGGCCTGAAATTGCCCGACAAGTTCGAGCTAACGATCCAGGCGAATGTCACGGGTGTAAAAGAAGCTTTTGAGTTCAAAATTCCAGTGAGTATAGATAATAAGGCGCTCGTTCTAAAGCCAAAAGATGCTACCAAATCTGACGGGCAATTCAGTTATACCGTTAAAGAAATGAAGGTTTCACCAGTTTCTACACGCCTCGTACTGGATAGTAAGGGCAAAGTTCCTACATCTCCAGAGCAAAAGGGCGATTACAGCGCCAGCATGGTATATTATGAGATTGTGGATGACCAAGGAAATGTCCTGAATCCAAGTCGATTTGAGTATTTCAACAGCAAACCAAAAACAGAATATCACATTGATCAACTGTTCAGTCCGTTTAATGAAACGCCTAAAACCATTACGATCAAGCCGTTTACCTTGACTGTAAACCAGAAGGATTGGAGTGTAGTTGGTCAAGGAAAGAACAGCGTTGGTGATAAGACATATCTGAAAGATCTGGAGCTGACCATTCCAGTTAAATAATAACTAGCAATAAAGTAAAAGAGAGACCGGCATAAGTTGCCGGTCTCTCTTTTGAATAATAGAATATAATTACAATTTCCTATAATACGGATCGAAAGGTTTTACCTAAATATTGATGATATTAGCGCAAAGTTTTCAGTGCACCGCTCCAAGCGAGTACTTGGTCAAGCATACCATTAACATTTACGAGATGCAGATCAGCCGGCTTGAAAACAGCTTCAGGTGCAAATGCATTATCAAAATCAGTGAATATGGAGAGGGCTGGATGTACACGAACATCGGCTACGGACAATTCTCCTAAAATTCCACGCAAATGCTCTGCGGCCCGTGCACCACCTACTGAACCATAGCTTACAATACCTGCAGCTTTATTGTTCCATCCTTCACGAGCATAATCCAGAGCATTTTTTAATGATGCTGTAATACTGTGGTTATACTCTTGTACGATAAACACAAAGCCATCCAGACTTGAAAGTTTGGTATTCCAGGCAGTTGCTTGTTCTGTAGCATCGGCTTCTCCCAAAAGTGGAAGTTTGAAATCTGCGATATCTACGATTTCATAATTAGCATCCCCACGTTGATCCGCGACACTTTTTACCCATTCTCCAACTTGTGGACTTAAACGACCTTGACGCGTGCTTCCCAAAATGATCCCGATATTTAATTTTGACATTGTTTTTCCCTCCTGCTTCTTTTCATATTAATTTATGTTCTGTTTTTGATTTCCTTGTATGAGCTAATAATAATCTTCGTGAGTATACATTGTCAAGTAACTTACAAAAAGTTCGTTATACAAATATATATATGACAGAGGAATTATGATAGAGTATTCCTATAACAGGGGTTTACAAAAACAATTTTTAAAGAGGTGGAAATATGGAACTTAGGCAGCTAAGGCAGAATGAATTTGAAGCAAGCGTGAAATTATCTGAATATGCCTTTCAATATACACTGACTTCAGATGAAAAAGAGTCCAGAAAAAAACATTTCAAGCCCGAACAATTCTGGGGGATCTTTGATGGAGAAGAGCTGCAAGCGAAACTGACATTACTCCCTTTTCAAATCTATCTGCAAGGAAGGGTTGTAGATATGGGCGGTATTGCAGGGGTAGCTACTTGGCCGGAAAATCGTAGAAAGGGTCATGTATCCACTCTCCTGAAGCATGCACTACAAGAGATGAAGAGCAAGGGACAGACTATTTCCTTTTTACATCCTTTTTCAATTCCGTTTTACCGTAAGTTCGGTTGGGAGCTTTACACCGAGTATAAAAAATATACGATTCCCGTACAAAAATTCCCGCTGAAAGTGGAGGTGCCAGGCCGTATTGTCAGAGACGTAATGGACATTTCCATTCTCGATTCGATGTATCAATCATTTGTAAGTCGATATAACGGAACCCTTGTGCGCGATGAAGCTTGGTGGAAACAGTCTGTGCTTGAGGATGATGGACATAGTGCTGTTTATTTTTCAGCAGATGGTGAACCGCAAGGTTATGTTTTATATGAGTTAAACGATAAATCGATCGAGTGTGATGAATTCATTTATTTGAATGAAGAAGCACGAAGTGCGCTATGGACCTTTTTCGCAAACCATGATTCTCGTATTGAACAAGTGAAGATGATGATGGTGCCAGGTGATGATCAGCTGCCATACATGCTGCCCGATCCTCGTGTAACGCAGGAAATAGTCCCTTATTTCATGGCACGTATTGTAGATTTGAAATCCTTTTTAGAACAATACTCATTCGAGGCGAATAGAGAGGCTGAACTAATGATTTCAGTGAAGGATTCAGTCGCTCCTTGGAATAATGGCTTGTGGAAGGTGTCAGTTAACGAGGAGGGAAGGGCAGATATCATTCAACTGCCTTCACATGATGAAGCTCAAACTGATCTGTCTACAGATATTCAGACCCTTTCAGCACTCTTTATGGGTTATAAGCGCCCTCGAGAGTTACACCAGATGAATCGTCTAAACGGTAATCCATTGAAAGTAGCGCAGCTCGAGTCCATGATCCCTGTGGGGCAAACTTTCCTTATGGATCATTTCTAAATGAAAGCGTGGATTCCCGGCACCTTATTCTCCAAAGATAGTCAAAGCTAAATCATCACTTACAAGTAGGACGAAGAGGGAGCTAAGCTCCTTCTTTTTGTTATTACCAAAATTGGAGTGGAATTCCGAATGAGGCGGAAATCAACCGTACGGTTGAGGCAGTGAGAATAAAATCGAGTGAAAAAAACAATATATGAAAAATTCACAAAAGAAAGAGAACTAAGGTTATCTCCTCTTTGATCATTCACACGAAAACAATATAATACGTTACTTAATTACTTATCTGTATAAAAAGGTGTTACCTGTCACCCTCACACTCGGCATACATAGAGGCTCAAATGACTAGACTTTTAAGAGTGAAAGAGGAGATCACGTCTCTTTTTTGACTGTATAATCAAACAACTATATATTTAAATAATGTTCGAGATTAGAGAGGAAAATAGTCATGACTAAAAAGCTATATTACGATTCTGCTTATCTGGCCCAATGGGAAACAAGCATTTTAGAAACGGTAGAGAAAGATGACGGCTATTATGTAATTCTGGAAGAGACGGCTTTTTATCCGCATGGGGGTGGACAACCTTGTGATATAGGGTATATCCAGGGAATTCCTGTGCTAGATGTCTTCAGTGAAGGGGAGCAGATATTACATAAGATTGAACGTTTTCCCGAAGAAAGCACAGTAAGCTGCTCCATTGATTGGAATCGAAGATTTGATCATATGCAGCATCATAGCGGACAGCATTTGCTCTCGGCGGTTTGCCTGAACTTGTGCCAAGCAAGGACCTTAAGTTTTCATTTGGGAACCGATTATTGCACGGTTGACGTAGAAACATCTGAGCTGAGCACAAGTCAACTTGAATCCATTGAGCGTGAAGTCAACCGGCAAATCTATCGGAACCATAGCATTATAAGTTATTTCGTTACCGGGGAAGAGGCCAATCAACTGGATCTTGTAAAACAGCCAAAGGTGACGGAGAATATTCGGATTGTAGAAATCAAGGAAGTAGAGTACAACGCTTGCGGAGGAACACATGTCTCTTCAACAGGCGAAATTGGAATAATTAAGCTGCTTAAGGCAGAGAAACAAAAGGGAAACATTCGGATTTATTTTATATGCGGATACCGAGCCTTAGAGGAGTTTAACGATAGCCAGCGGATATTGGGTGCCTTGTCTGCTAAGTTCAATACCGGCAAAGATGAAATCTTAGACCGGTTTGAGAAATGGGAGAAGGAGCAAAAACAGCTCCAAGTCGAACTAACCATTCTTAAAGAAAAAAATGACGAATATGTTGCACAAGAATTGTTATCTAGCCATGGAGGCACTCTGATCGCACATATATTTGAAGACAAAACGCTTAAAGATCTACAAAGCTTGGCGGCCAAAATCACCTCGCAAAGTGATGTACCAGTACTATTGGCTACTGCTGCTGAGAATAAAGTTGTTCTATCTCAGAATAGCAATTCTGGGCGTTCCTGTGGTGCATTCTTCAAAGCACATCTTGGGAGTTACAATGGAAAAGGCGGGGGCAGCAATATTCTGGCACAAGCAGGCTTCCCAACTTGGGAAAATGCTGATGCTTTTTATGAATTCACAGCGCATGCTCTCAAAAACCAAATTATCGATTAAACAAAGG
Above is a window of Paenibacillus uliginis N3/975 DNA encoding:
- a CDS encoding DUF4179 domain-containing protein, yielding MGNLQKQTEFAELDAIEQMIRESSLPKNSMSYQIMNKLEDSPLSRTSSRRKPNLIKRTVLVASAAAVLGAGVIGTGFVSPVMADALKKIPMFGTLFEGTSEKSVQAAIQQGIVSEPNQSVTYDGITLTVANLLYDGTRLSFILDREGVDLPNTSSPYIDEDSKIIGNPDNEYIKSRKIPEKDQKKGYIKMPTILANGQKVDFSEGSFGDYPKKGNAYIVELTKDLKLPDQFELTIQANVTGVNRTFEFKIPVNIDNKALVLKPEASKSDGQFSYTVKQLDLSPVSTRLVLDSKGQVPNSPEQKGDYSASMVYYEIVDDQGNVLNPSRFEYFNSKPKTEYHIDQLFSPFNETPKTITIKPFTLTVNTKDWSVVGQGKNSLGDKTYLKDLELTIPVKQ
- a CDS encoding NADPH-dependent FMN reductase, which gives rise to MSKLNIGIILGSTRQGRLSPQVGEWVKSVADQRGDANYEIVDIADFKLPLLGEADATEQATAWNTKLSSLDGFVFIVQEYNHSITASLKNALDYAREGWNNKAAGIVSYGSVGGARAAEHLRGILGELSVADVRVHPALSIFTDFDNAFAPEAVFKPADLHLVNVNGMLDQVLAWSGALKTLR
- a CDS encoding RNA polymerase sigma factor, whose amino-acid sequence is MQSPIPGEVEGRNAIEAVIEQIKAGDKQAYREIIIQSERQMYTYCYYILKNHAETQDAVREIFIRAYENIHQYSRQVSFSVWLYKIAYHHLIHMKKKQSRQLKLSEHNKEKQPVLHIFQHESVVYELLTYLTTEERHILLLKSAAHVTFDEISEIMDLNSVTVRIKYERLRRRLMELVSQTGEVTHGTFAEAN
- a CDS encoding DUF5643 domain-containing protein, with amino-acid sequence MISTKSKYIRNKIALTALIVALGMTVIGSGFPTYVSADTSKQAAAASYTTAAMKGIKHSGVTFSLPKVMYDGNRLDITVRQEGGTMDPLNFPVLSVDGKEMKFSTSITTSEGSNTALISYSINGKQQLSDNFNMTLKLYAKNVTEPFIFNVPVKKLDSLVTLQPGTTKKSGDFSYTVDYFEMTPLMMKLKVNSQGKVPAVAKSKGLSSKMFYDIVDEKGNIKEVTVSDIDVKSKPGSNSKEDLSYASSFKAVPKTITIKPFTYTIDTKGEIMKDSSGRKWAKTYYKNLEMKITMR
- a CDS encoding DUF4179 domain-containing protein, coding for MGHLPRQTDFVDMGAIEQMRSKSSLPKNSNSMSYQIMNKIGESPMTRTTSKRKPNLIKRTIMVASATAVLGAAVIGTGFISPAMADSLKKVPMFGTLYEGTSEKSVQAAIQQGIVSEPNLSVTHDGITLSVADLLYDGDRLSFILDREGVDLPNTASPYIDEDSKIIGNPDSEYIKSRMVPEKDQKKGYIKTPTILANGQKVDFSEGSFGDYPMKDNAYSVELSKGLKLPDKFELTIQANVTGVKEAFEFKIPVSIDNKALVLKPKDATKSDGQFSYTVKEMKVSPVSTRLVLDSKGKVPTSPEQKGDYSASMVYYEIVDDQGNVLNPSRFEYFNSKPKTEYHIDQLFSPFNETPKTITIKPFTLTVNQKDWSVVGQGKNSVGDKTYLKDLELTIPVK
- a CDS encoding GNAT family N-acetyltransferase, translated to MELRQLRQNEFEASVKLSEYAFQYTLTSDEKESRKKHFKPEQFWGIFDGEELQAKLTLLPFQIYLQGRVVDMGGIAGVATWPENRRKGHVSTLLKHALQEMKSKGQTISFLHPFSIPFYRKFGWELYTEYKKYTIPVQKFPLKVEVPGRIVRDVMDISILDSMYQSFVSRYNGTLVRDEAWWKQSVLEDDGHSAVYFSADGEPQGYVLYELNDKSIECDEFIYLNEEARSALWTFFANHDSRIEQVKMMMVPGDDQLPYMLPDPRVTQEIVPYFMARIVDLKSFLEQYSFEANREAELMISVKDSVAPWNNGLWKVSVNEEGRADIIQLPSHDEAQTDLSTDIQTLSALFMGYKRPRELHQMNRLNGNPLKVAQLESMIPVGQTFLMDHF
- a CDS encoding DUF2785 domain-containing protein, with the translated sequence MNKSRAEFMLDLQRIENESYQLREGEQLQDYVTLMLEYIGDPDPELRDNLIYPTFYEWINEENRFTEEQLRNLLTVLTDMQHLFYHIGNEGDQTVFTRTFSVLPIALIVGRHRQKPFLNFNDFQNLKHSLLRYYKEEKDLRGYLPEGGWAHSAAHGADALVELVQCPECDSELLLDVLAAIQGMLHNGIHIFSDEEDERISSIVDIMIDKDLLPQQEITDWINDLAQCSVWPRSRIQVIARVNSKNFLRSLYFRRGQGSRGNSLNATILNAEAKLNRFSISTN
- a CDS encoding alanyl-tRNA editing protein — its product is MTKKLYYDSAYLAQWETSILETVEKDDGYYVILEETAFYPHGGGQPCDIGYIQGIPVLDVFSEGEQILHKIERFPEESTVSCSIDWNRRFDHMQHHSGQHLLSAVCLNLCQARTLSFHLGTDYCTVDVETSELSTSQLESIEREVNRQIYRNHSIISYFVTGEEANQLDLVKQPKVTENIRIVEIKEVEYNACGGTHVSSTGEIGIIKLLKAEKQKGNIRIYFICGYRALEEFNDSQRILGALSAKFNTGKDEILDRFEKWEKEQKQLQVELTILKEKNDEYVAQELLSSHGGTLIAHIFEDKTLKDLQSLAAKITSQSDVPVLLATAAENKVVLSQNSNSGRSCGAFFKAHLGSYNGKGGGSNILAQAGFPTWENADAFYEFTAHALKNQIID
- a CDS encoding RNA polymerase sigma factor; amino-acid sequence: MQPTIPGAIDEKRNAIEEAVEQVKAGDKQAFREIIIQFERQMYTYCYYILKNHAETEDAVQEIFIRAYENIHQYSRQVSFSAWLYKMAYHHLINMKKKQSRWLKLVEHYKEQQPVLQISEHETVVSELLTYLTAEERHILLLKAVEQYTFDEISQIMGIKSATLRKRYERLRRKLMDRTSQKGEVIHGKFAETNGIR
- a CDS encoding response regulator transcription factor; the protein is MYRIMLIEDDEKIRRIVADTLKKWQYDVVEVTQFDQVLTEFEQTDPHLVLLDINLPVFDGYYWCQQIRSVSKVPIMFLSSRNQNMDIIMAINMGGDDFIQKPFDLDILVTKISALIRRKYTYQEDENIRFIHQGLKLNVTNSSIEHKGQSTELSRNEFILLQLMMRNIGKIISREDLMQALWNEEQFVDDNTLTVNVNRLRRKIAALGLEEFIVTRKGMGYLIE